A genomic region of Desulfosarcina ovata subsp. ovata contains the following coding sequences:
- a CDS encoding ABC transporter permease has protein sequence MEEILQYVTTNYPTIARLTIEHLYLVSVSVGAAILSGVPIGILITKDKQLADAVLYVASVIITIPSVAMFGLMIPLLSLVDRGIGFWPAAIAIFLYSQLPIIRNTYTAINNIDPALREAAKGMGMSDWQRLARVEIPLAVPVIMAGVRMAVVMNIAVATIAVYIGAGGLGTIINEGITGTNSVKLIVGAVAVSLLAVIADYLFLFIQKLLTPKGLSGALP, from the coding sequence ATGGAAGAGATTCTCCAATATGTGACCACCAACTACCCCACCATTGCCAGGTTAACCATCGAGCACCTGTACCTGGTAAGCGTTTCCGTGGGCGCGGCAATTTTGAGCGGCGTGCCCATCGGCATCCTGATTACCAAGGACAAGCAACTCGCGGACGCCGTCCTGTATGTCGCCTCGGTGATCATCACCATCCCCTCGGTGGCCATGTTCGGCCTGATGATCCCTTTGTTGTCGCTGGTTGACCGGGGGATCGGTTTCTGGCCGGCGGCCATCGCCATTTTCCTTTACTCGCAGTTGCCAATCATCCGCAACACCTACACAGCCATCAACAATATCGACCCCGCCCTGCGCGAAGCGGCCAAGGGCATGGGCATGAGCGACTGGCAGCGCCTGGCCCGGGTCGAGATTCCGCTGGCCGTTCCCGTTATCATGGCCGGGGTGAGGATGGCGGTGGTCATGAATATCGCTGTGGCCACCATTGCGGTCTATATCGGCGCGGGGGGATTGGGCACCATTATCAATGAAGGTATAACCGGCACCAACAGCGTCAAGCTAATCGTCGGCGCGGTGGCCGTTTCCCTGTTGGCGGTCATCGCGGATTATCTATTTTTGTTTATCCAAAAATTGTTGACGCCCAAGGGGCTTAGCGGAGCGTTGCCATGA